The following proteins come from a genomic window of Brevibacillus antibioticus:
- a CDS encoding complex I NDUFA9 subunit family protein, with protein MKVFLTGATGFVGRGILERLPAEGYETVCLTRAGSTGKLPYNETANAHITEATGDLFDKESLMRAMQSCDAVIHLVGIIREQPGKGISFSRIHVEGTKNVLEAAKRAGIKRFVHMSALGARENATSAYHRTKYEAEQLVQASGIPYVIFRPSVIFGPGDEFVNMLADLVRLPVTPVIGDGSYPLQPVARKTVADVFVQALSRPESTNQTYETGGPERLSYGQILDTIGEAIGKRKVNKIHIPLALMKPVVNMLERFPFFPITNTQLTMLLEGNACKDGKLLYETFHTEKIDFLPGITSYLRTK; from the coding sequence ATGAAAGTATTCCTGACTGGTGCCACAGGTTTTGTTGGACGGGGTATACTCGAGCGCTTGCCGGCAGAAGGATATGAGACGGTTTGCCTCACCAGAGCTGGTTCAACAGGTAAGCTTCCCTACAACGAAACCGCCAATGCGCATATAACGGAAGCAACTGGCGATCTATTTGATAAAGAATCATTGATGAGAGCGATGCAAAGCTGCGATGCTGTCATCCACCTCGTTGGAATTATTCGCGAACAACCGGGGAAAGGCATTAGCTTTTCTCGTATCCATGTAGAGGGGACAAAAAATGTACTGGAGGCTGCCAAGCGAGCGGGAATCAAGCGCTTTGTCCATATGAGTGCTCTTGGTGCACGCGAAAACGCCACGAGCGCCTACCATCGTACCAAATACGAAGCGGAGCAGCTTGTACAAGCAAGCGGTATTCCGTACGTCATTTTCCGTCCATCTGTTATTTTTGGTCCTGGGGATGAATTCGTGAACATGCTCGCCGATCTAGTCCGGTTACCTGTCACACCGGTCATTGGCGATGGTTCCTACCCTTTGCAGCCAGTCGCTCGCAAGACGGTGGCGGATGTATTCGTCCAAGCCTTGAGCAGACCCGAATCAACCAACCAAACCTACGAAACAGGTGGACCCGAACGGCTTTCCTACGGACAAATTCTCGATACGATTGGCGAGGCCATTGGAAAGCGAAAGGTCAATAAAATCCACATCCCTCTCGCTCTCATGAAGCCTGTGGTAAATATGTTGGAAAGATTTCCATTTTTCCCGATTACCAACACGCAGCTCACTATGCTGCTAGAAGGAAACGCATGTAAGGATGGAAAGCTTCTCTACGAGACTTTTCATACGGAGAAAATCGACTTTCTTCCGGGAATCACCTCTTACCTGCGTACCAAATAA
- a CDS encoding cob(I)yrinic acid a,c-diamide adenosyltransferase: MKIYTKSGDKGETSLVAGVRVPKFADRVEAYGTCDEANSQIGLALAMLPASEEWKELQDVFHVIQTKLFHVGAELATPEGKKVGWPIAEEDVTFLEEQIDMLDAKLPPLTNFILPGGHPAAAAFHVSRTVVRRAERKAVHVAQQEQVNPSVVKYLNRLSDFLFVVARHVNKETSAVEKTLHE; encoded by the coding sequence ATGAAGATTTATACAAAGTCAGGGGATAAAGGTGAGACGTCACTGGTCGCAGGTGTTCGCGTGCCTAAGTTTGCGGACCGTGTAGAGGCATACGGCACGTGCGATGAAGCCAACTCGCAGATTGGATTGGCACTGGCCATGTTGCCTGCGTCAGAAGAATGGAAGGAATTGCAGGATGTCTTCCATGTCATTCAGACAAAGCTGTTCCATGTAGGAGCTGAGCTGGCGACACCAGAAGGCAAGAAGGTCGGTTGGCCGATTGCAGAAGAGGACGTTACTTTTCTGGAAGAGCAAATTGACATGCTAGATGCTAAGTTGCCGCCGCTCACCAATTTTATTTTGCCTGGCGGACATCCAGCTGCGGCTGCTTTCCATGTTTCCCGTACGGTCGTCCGACGTGCAGAGCGCAAAGCTGTTCATGTGGCACAGCAGGAGCAGGTAAACCCGTCCGTGGTCAAATACCTCAACCGACTGTCCGATTTTCTGTTCGTTGTAGCTCGCCATGTTAATAAAGAGACAAGTGCTGTAGAAAAAACACTGCACGAATAG